From one Trifolium pratense cultivar HEN17-A07 linkage group LG1, ARS_RC_1.1, whole genome shotgun sequence genomic stretch:
- the LOC123891099 gene encoding late embryogenesis abundant protein D-34-like has product MSQEQPQRPKEEQFPKQEPIKYGDVFNVSGELASQPIKPRDAALMQATENQALGQTQKGSPASVMQSAAAVNAAVGLVNRDDMSDIAKNQGVAVFETKVGGNRMITESVGSEIVGQFVEPDVPMNDPGLVLDPEAITIGEALEASGLTPAGDKPLDQSDAAAIQAAEMRATGKNHTEPGGLGAIAQSAATKNTRTMPAFQKTTLADVVSGAREKLGGDKAVTRQDAEGVIGAELRNKPDMRTTPGGVAATMATAATLNQNRKSA; this is encoded by the exons ATGAGTCAAGAACAGCCACAAAGACCAAAAGAAGAGCAATTCCCCAAGCAAGAACCAATCAAATACGGTGACGTTTTCAATGTCTCGGGAGAATTAGCATCACaaccaatcaaaccaagagATGCAGCTCTAATGCAAGCAACAGAGAATCAAGCTTTAGGACAAACCCAAAAAGGCAGCCCTGCCTCCGTCATGCAATCAGCAGCCGCAGTAAACGCCGCCGTCGGTCTTGTAAACCGCGACGACATGTCAGACATAGCCAAAAACCAAGGAGTGGCTGTCTTTGAAACAAAAGTGGGTGGAAACAGAATGATCACTGAATCGGTTGGGTCAGAAATTGTTGGACAGTTTGTTGAACCTGATGTGCCTATGAATGATCCTGGTTTGGTTTTGGACCCTGAGGCTATAACAATTGGAGAAGCTCTTGAAGCTTCGGGTTTAACTCCAGCTGGTGATAAGCCGTTGGATCAGAGTGATGCTGCTGCTATACAGGCTGCTGAAATGAGAGCTACTGGAAAGAATCATACTGAGCCTGGTGGGTTGGGCGCCATAGCTCAGTCGGCAGCCACTAAGAATACTAGAACTATGCCTGCTTTTCAGAAGACAACATTGGCTGATGTCGTATCG GGTGCAAGAGAGAAACTGGGAGGGGACAAGGCTGTGACGCGACAGGATGCGGAGGGAGTAATAGGAGCCGAGCTTAGAAACAAACCCGACATGAGAACTACACCGGGTGGTGTAGCTGCAACTATGGCAACAGCAGCCACACTCAACCAAAACAG GAAGAGTGCGTGA